The genomic DNA GAAAATTCCACGTTTGCGATTGTAGACCGCTGACTCACCAGTCAGCAGCAATCCCGCCTGAAAGTATCCCCCGGAAAAATTTACGGGGGCCATTTTGGGTCGATTCACAATTGACCAGCGATACTCTGCCTGAGTGCGGAACGGTCCGTACTGAGAAGCGAGTTCAAGGTTGAAGAGATGAAAGTTGTCTGTCGGAATATTTCCGGTGTCGACAAATGCAGGAATACCGGTTGCAGAATTGTCGCTCGGATCAGTGACGAAGAAGCCTGGCTGAACGGCATATCGAACACGATTATTCGCGGGGTTTCCAAAACTGTAACCCCCACCGAGATGAACTAGAACGTCATCGTTGTTGACCAAAAGAACGGTTTCTCGTGTCGCAAAGGCCCAGCCTCCATTATTTCCACTTGAAACTCCATATGAGTCTGTGGGAGTTTTGTAGGCGGAAAAGGCATAAGTTCCGTTCTCGTCAGGAAATGTCCCGAAGCCCCGAAGGCCCGTCTGCCTGAATGGGGCAAATGCGAAGGGAAGTTGCCGCTCCATGAACAACAGTTCTCGTCCGCTCGACTCAGCATCCATGCCGAAAGGTTGTTTGAAGTAGCCAGCTTCCACATGATCAACAAATTTTGCGTCGGAGAAGATGACTGCGACATCTCGAAAGCTGGGGTGTCCGGAGGCAGCAAAGTCCAGGTCGATCACGTAAGACGTTGCTTTACTAACGTTTCCGCTGGCTCGCAATCGAACACGACGCAAGCCGGTTTCTGTGTTGACCTTCCCGACTGCGTCGACAGTTGCCTGGTCCTGAATGATCCAGCCCGTGTCGAGTTGCAGAAAACCACCCCATTCAAGCGTGGGGTACTCTGTCTGACTATTTGAAAAAAGTGGTCGCCCCGATTGCACGAATTCGTAGTCTTTAAGATCAGTCCGGGGGGCTTCGAGGACGCTGGGGGCAGCTTCTTGCTGATTTCCATTCTCTGCGGTTGTGATTGCTTGCGGCACAGATGCGGCAGTAGGTGCAGGCGGAGGTACGAGAAGTGGATCAGAATTGTCCACGGCAGCAGGCTGTGCGTAGATTTGTGCAGAACAACACGAAATCCAGACAATCGAAACAAGAATCGACTCTGGAAATCGCATTTCTGATGCCGTTGGTGATCGAAGAAGGTCAGACTGCTGCTTCGATTCCAACATACCGAATCAAAGCAATTTTGCCTTATCGATACAATCGGCTTCATTTTGAGTTGAACTTCAAATTAGTTTGAAGTTCACTCAAGTTTGTACAAAAGACCTGTCATGGCTCAGGACGAACATGTTTCAGAGCGGACATGGTTCAGTGCGAACATGGCTCAGAACGAAATGTTCGATCTCAGTCCCATCACGTAGGCTGTGTCCACTCCAGTTCGCCCAGGGAAAAGGATTTGCACGTCAGGAGTTACGTCGAACCAGGGTGTGATTTGAGCACGATAGAAGAATTCCAACCCGTGACCGTCATTGACGCCCCCTAAGGCGAGATTCAGAATCGGGCCAATTTCATCACTGATTCCGTTGTAGTACCAGCCAGCTCCGAATCCATCGTGATTACGACCAGGAAGCGGGCTTGATCCTCCAACTCCGAAACTTAAGAACCAGGCTAATGGGTTTGCTTCATCATCGCCGAGGCCTGCTCGACCGAAGACTCCCCAACCACGTGTTGGATCACAAGGATCTGTCACCAGATACTGATCGAAGTTGTAGTACATTGACCATGAACCGGAGGTCTGGTTAATGGGGACATTCGGGAGAATGATTCGAGGATCTTGTCCCAGACTCGTGTAGTCTCTGCTGCTCCAGGTTCCAGCGAAGAGTTGATGGCCCGGCTTCCCGAAGAAATTCGTCGGAAGTCGGAGTTCGGCAGCCATCGAAATGCCCTCCGCAAATAGATCGCTGATTCCGACTGTCGAGGCTGTATCTTCAGGGTTCAGCAATGTAAATGTGAAGATCGGCTCGCCGTTTTCCATCCAGACAAATCCGGCACCGAGAGTTGAATAAGGAACTGTTCGCAGGGCGATGGGGTTGATGACCATGCCTAGATTTGAGAACTGCTTCGTTCCGCGACCATGGGCAAAAGCGTTTGCATCTCCATCGAACGTATCCATCTTTCCGAAGAAGACCGCAAAGTTTTCAGAAAACGCTTGTGTGAAAAGAACGTTCGTCAGGTAAATTTCATCTGAGTCAGGAACGGGGAGAGATGAGGAGATCGTACTCGGCATGAACGCACCGGTTGATCCGTCGAGTGTCTGGCCAAATCGATGTTCAGCCCGCAACTTCACAAACAGACCTTCCTGGATTCCGAGTTTGCCAGCATCGATGTTCACGAGGTAGTCGCCATGCCCGCTGTAGCGAAATTTGCGGTCCAAACCACCTTCGACAACACCAAAATTGAAGGTCGTCAGGTTGGCTTGGAAATTCATTCCAGACTCGGCCAGATCGGTTCGCAGACCTCCCCAATCACCTGTCAGGTAGGGAGAACTTGAAGAGAAGCAGCCTTCGTCAAGGACACCGCAGCAGGCATCACAGCCTGACCCGATTGAATTGGACTTCAGGCAAAGATCTGGGTCGCCAAACAGACAGGACGCTTCATCGGCCATTGCGAGTTGACTCGAAGCGACCACTGCGAGCGCAATTCCGAGTGTCCAAAATCGTTTGATGACGGACTTCAAATTGATCTCTGACAACCCACACATATCTCATCATCCTTGAAAAGAGAGAATCCGGTATCATTGCATCGGATTGTGAGTCAGCATGAATGTAGGGTTATGCTGAAGCTGCCAGGGAGAAGGGAACAGGTGATTCGCATGTAGTGATTGTAGGGCTTGTGGTGATTCTTTCCTTTGAGACGATTCCGTCTCAAAGAGGCGTTGTGCTCCATCGTATTTGTCGAACCTATCTTCGAGACCAGTCTCGTCGTGAGATGTCAGTGGTGTCCACGGAATGTGAGACATACAGCAAATTGACTGTCGAAATTGTTTATCATCGACGAAATTGGGGCTCTTTCGTACAATGAACAGCCCCCCAAATGGATCCGTTGACGCGATGTGCTCTTCGATTCCCTCACTTCAGTAACACGCCGAGTCCTTATGTTTTTTCAGCCTGCCATCACTCGTTCTTCTCTTGTCTCTCGTCGAGAGATGTTGCTTGAGTCCGGAACCGGATTTGGTGCCCTGGCTTTGGCTTCGCTGCTTCCCCAATCGGCCCTTGGAGATGCCTCCGCTTCGATTTCACATATTGCGCCCCGTGCCAAGAGTGTGATCTTCCTGTTCATGGAAGGTGGCCCCAGCCAAATGGACCTGTTCGACCCGAAGCCGCAACTCAATAAGCTGGCAGGGAAGCCTCTACCTCCCGGATACAAACGAGTTGTCACAGCCATGGGGGAACTCAACTCACCGTTACTCGCATCAAAACGGAAGTGGAAGCAATACGGCGAGGCCGGAACCTGGGTCTCCGACTGGATTCCAAATATTGCGCAGTGTGTCGATGACATGGCTGTGATTCGTTCATGCTGGACGAATGGAATCAACCACTCAGGCGGTGTTTGTCAGATGAACACTGGCACTCCATTAGCTGGACGTCCTTCATTAGGGGCTTGGGTGAATTACGGGCTCGGTACAGAAAATCAGAACTTACCTGCTTTCGTTGTGATGACCGATAACAAAGCACAGGTCACCAACGGTCCTCGAAACTGGGGAACAGGATTCATGCCCGCCAGTTATCAGGGAACCAAACTCGACGTCGGCAACGAGCCCATTGCGAATCTCAACAATCCGGAAGGGATTTCGGTTGAGCGGCAACGAAACAAGTTGGGCCTGTTGAACTCGCTGAATCGTGACCACTTCAAAGATCGTACATTTCAAACAGAATTAGAAGCCAGAATCAAAAGTTACGAGCTCGCATTTCGCATGCAAGCGAATGCTCCAGAAGCGATTGATCTTGAATCAGAAACGGCTGCCACACAACAGCTTTACGGTTTGGACGATCCGAAAACAGAAGCGTATGGAAGGAACTGTCTATTGGCCCGGCGACTTGTTGAACGGGGAGTTCGATTTGTTCAACTGTATCATGGCGCCGGAAGTAAGTGGGACGCGCACCGCGACATTGAAGGGAACCATACTCGAATGTGCGGGCAAAGTGATAAGCCTGTTGCCGGTCTGATCAAAGATCTGAAACAGCGAGGACTCCTCGATGAGACACTCGTCGTCTGGGGAGGCGAGTTTGGCCGGACTCCGATGAGCGAAAAGGGAAATGGTCGGGACCATAATCCGACTGGCTTTACAATGTTCATGGCGGGCGGAGGTGTTGCTGGGGGACAGACAATCGGTTCGACCGACGATCTAGGATTCCACGCTGTCGAAGACCGCCTGCATGTTCACGATCTGCATGCTACGATTCTCTATCTGATGGGAATCGATCATATGAAGCTAACCTATCTACACAAAGGACGTCCGGAGCGGCCCACACAAAACGAAGGTGATGCCTACCGACTGATTACGCAGCGTCCCTTGGTCCGCAAGGAACTTTCATCGTAGTTTCACACTGCTCACCGAATCTTCATCTGTTCTGCTGATTCGGACAATCAGAGGTCCACTCTCCAGTGAACGGGGGCATTATCCTGTTGCGTTCGCTGTTTGGCGGATGAAGTGCCAAACTGAGCTGGGATCACTTCCTTCCCATCCTGTTGTGAATCTACGAGGATTGGCGCAGTTCGAAACTCTCTCAAACTGTTGTGAGGACGCAATGAAGTGGTCATGGAAACTTGGCGAAGTTGCTGGCATTGGCATCTTCATGCATTCGACGTTTCTGATTTTGATCGTCTGGATCGGCGTGAGTTATTGGCGTGTGGAACAGAGCGCCCTGGCGGTTGTAGAAGGTGTCGGTTTTATTCTCGCTCTGTTTGGCTGTGTGGTCCTTCATGAATTGGGGCATGCCTTTGCAGCCAAGTCGTTCGGAATTCAGACTCGCGACATCACTTTACTCCCGATAGGTGGGGTCGCTCGACTGGAGCGAATGCCCGAAGATCCTTGGCAGGAATTCATTGTCGCCATCGCCGGTCCGTTCGTGAACGTTTTGATTGCGATGGTTCTCTTTGTGGGCCTTACTGTGAGCGGAGCTTTGGGAACTCTGGAGGATCTGATCGCAACGAGCGGTTCGTTCCTGATGCGATTAATGTTCGTCAACGTCGTGCTCGTCGTCTTTAATCTGATCCCTGCTTTTCCAATGGATGGAGGCCGGGTATTGCGGGCGATCCTGGCTTCACAAATGGACTATGCCCAAGCAACTCGAATTGCTGCCACAGTTGGTCAGACCATTGCCATCGCTCTCGGATTTCTCGGTCTGATTTCGAATCCTGTACTCGTTTTGATTGCTTTGTTTGTCTGGATTGGAGCAGGCTATGAAGCTGCGTCTGTGACACTCCGCTCCGCCGTCAGTGGCATCACGGCTAAAGTTGTCATGCTGACTCACTACGAGACTTTGACTCCACAGGATTCGGTACAGGATGCTGTCGACCTGACGTTACGCGGATCTCAAAAAGACTTTCCTGTCATCGACAATCAAGGAACTGTTCTCGGTGTTCTGACACAATCTGGAATGTTGAAAGCGATCACCTCAACCGGTCCCGACACGCAAGTTGTTGACGCAATGATCAGAGATGTTCAACCGACCACGACTGGGGAAATGTTGGAGTCGCTGTTAGTTCGACTCAAGGATGAGGAATGCCAGACTGTCCCCGTCGTTGAACAGGGACAGCTCGTAGGGATCGTCACAATGGAGAACGTCAGCGAATTTCTACGAATCCAACAGGCCATCAACGCTTGAGAACTTTACCGGGGAATCTGGCGAGCCCCGTTAGTCTTTGCTTTCGTTTCGGAGTTCAGAGATTTGATCCGCGCTGAGGCGTCCCTGGAAGATTTTGACCTCATCGATCCAGCCGTCGAAGTTGCGGCCGGTTCCGGCGCGATGCCCTCCGATGATGAGTCCACCTGTTTCACATGCAGGACCAGGAATGGGAACCGCATGTTCACTCACCTGTTTTCCGTTGACGTACAACCTGAGCTTCTTTTGATCAAACGTGAACGCAACGTGGTTCCATTTTCCGAGTAGCTGTTCCCGGTCAAGCAGCGTGTTAAATGGCCCTTGAGCACCTGTGGTTGGTGCAGCCTCTGGTTTCGAAGCGGGTTTCACTGTGAATGTGTAAAGTTGCAGGTTGATCTTGTCGGGCTGATCGGTCGCTCGCATTCCAAGCGACAGGTTCCAGGCTCCAGTTTGGCTCGGCTCCCCCTCTGCGGTGCTTTCCAGTAAGAATGATCTTGAACTGGAATCATGCTCTGGGAGAGTTTCCGGTTTGAACCACATGGAAACAGTGTGTTCAGCGGAGTTGTCATCCAGAAAACTTCTTGGGACGGTCAAGTATTGTTGCTTGCTTCTTGAAAAGTGAACAGATCCTCCGAGAGCTCCATCCTGTTGGTTGATCGTTGGTCCGTTGACTGGAGTCGCATCGATGCGACTCCCCAATGGAGACTCATTCTTGAAACCGTTATCGAAGTTCCAGTGAGCACGCAATTCGGGAGCGGCGTCCTCGTCGCTGTCGACTGTCATTTCATTCAGGTCAATTTCGATCTTGCGATTTACAACTCCATCAGGTTGGCGAAACTCAGCAATCAGCTTTGCATTCTCTGTGGTTCCGTCCGCAGTCAGTGTCAGAAATTGCCAGCCCTCGACCAGCGACCACTCAAGCGAAGGATGATAGACGTCCAGTGATGTGATCGTCCGGGTGTGTCCTGGAGAAATGATAAAGTCGTGCAGATCATAACCGACTCGCTGGGGACGAATCAGATGACGGGCAACATGGATATCTCCACCGAGGAGTACGACTCCACCGATCTTCTCAGTCTTGATGAAATCCAACAGAGCATCACGTTCGTACCAGTATGTGAACATGTCGTCGGTTTCGCGATTCTTCTTGTCCTGCCAGATCGCTCCCATCGACAGCACTTTGAATGGAGCCTTGGACTCTTTCAGACTCTTCAACAACCAGTCCCACTGCTCCGCTCCGAAGCAAGTCGGCTGTTTTGGATCAACCGGAGACGGTTCGGATTGTGAGAAATATCTGGGGTCGAGCAAGAAGACTTCCATCATTCCCAGATCGACTTTGTGATACACACCTTCAGTTCCGTTTCCATATTGAGAATGAGCGCGGTATTCCACAAAGCCCTGACGGGTCTTCCCCTTACCGTTCATCATGTTTAAGCCGTTGCCGTTATTGAGACCAAAGTCATGATCATCCCAGGTACCGACAACAGGTGTGTGAGCAGCCAATTTTTCAAGATCGGAAACCTGTAGGAACTGGCGTTGTTTCTCGCGCACGATCGCCAGATCCGAAGTGTCGATATACGGGGTGTCTCCCATCAGGAAGACCGTGTCGACACCTAATTTCTCCATCTCGTTCCAGATGCCATTCGGTTCGATATCAACACAGGAAACGAAGCTTGCAGAGACGCGATTCCCTTTCCGGGCAGGGTCGACTGTGGTGAAAGTGTGATCCTTTTCTGAAGCGACAGATTCTTTCTGGCTCCCGCGGATCTCATCAATTTGATAGCTGTAGTTTGTTGCTGGTTTCAGACCGGTGACTTCAAACTTTGCGACAAAGTCATTCGCTTCGGTAGCGGTCGTTGTCACTTTCTTGATTGGTTGACCATCTTTCAGGACGGTCAATTGCAACTTTGTCTCGATCTTTCCTGGTCGATACAGAATCCGCGCGGTCGTCGGCTCGACTGTTCCAACAATCGGACCAACGATTTCGTCTGCCTCAGCGATGCCTCCCAGAGAAGTCAACGGGATGAGACCAGTGAAGAGGGCAAGCAACACAACTTTCGAAATCACAACTGGATGTTTCACTGCAGAAGACTCCTGGCGCGGCCTGCTCGGTCGCTGGATAAAGTTCCGGAACGGAAGGGGACGATAGAGTACGGCATTCGAGTATCAAATTAAATACTCGCGTCCCAGAGCGTACTCGCTCGCCGTGCCCGCTCTCCGTACATCGGGATTTCGATGGTGAATTTCTTCGATGAGGCTCAACTGGCAGAATCAGAGATCGTATTGTGGTTTTCACTGGACCCGGTCGCGGATATGCTGATGGGATGAACTCAGAGACTTCTCAGCATGTGACTCAAATTCTATCGGCTCTCAATTCAGGGGAGCAGCAGGGAACCGATACGTTACTCCGGATTGTTTACAATGAACTTCGTCGGCTTGCGACCGCTCGGCTGAACCAGGAAGCATCCGGGCAAACTCTTCAACCAACTGCACTGGTACATGAAGCGTATTTACGTCTGGTGAAAGGAGATGAGCAACAATCGTGGGATTCTCGTGGCCACTTCTTTGCAGCGGCTGCCGAAGCGATGCGACGAATTCTCATTGAAAATGCGCGTCGAAAAGCAGCCGTGAAACATGGAGGAGGCCTGCAACGGCTCGAACTGGACGATGCCGACGCAGTTGTCTCGGCGACGGATCAAAAACTGTTGGAAGTCGATGAGGCGATTACCGAGCTAGAGAAGGTGGAACCATTGAAAGCGAAGCTGGTCAAGTTGCGATACTTTGCCGGGCTGGAGGAATCCGAGGCCGCGGCAGCTCTGGGGATTTCCCGAGCGACAGCTTCGCGGTGGTGGACTTTTTCTAAAGCCTGGCTTTATGCACATATGAACGACGAGTCGTAACGACTGTCAGCTAATATGTTTAGAGCTCGGGGCCGAGTCAGCGAGAAGTACAGTTCGGATGATTTTACAAATTTCGTGAGGCGCAACGAGACAAAAAAACGCATGACCTGTCGGACCGTAATAACATTCCCGCGAGGAAGAAAGCGGCATCCATATCCGCAAGTGATATGACCTTGGAGAGAAAATATGTCCGACGCAACCCCCAATGAGCCCTCTGAAACGTTTCAGGAAACATCTGTCGATCCGAACTCGATTGAAGGAGTTTTTCTCACAGCGTTGGCAAAATCAACTCCGGAAGAATGTGAAGCATTTCTGAAAGAAGCTTGCGGAGACAATGCAGAACGTCGACAGCGAATTGATGCCCTCCTGCGTGCATACAACGATGCCGGAAGTTTTCTGGAGACACCTCCCCAAGGTGTGCCCACGAGTCTCGATCCACTGAGTTTCGACTTTCTGGAACCTACCGAAGACCCCGGGTTGTTGGGGACTTTGGGCCCGTACGAAATTTACGAAGTGATTGGTCGAGGCGGGATGGGCATCGTCTTTCGTGCTCGAGATCCCAAGCTGAACCGTGTGGTTGCTGTGAAAGTTCTCGCACCCGAACTGGCAGCCAATCCCAATGCCAAAAGACGATTTGTTCGAGAAGCTCAGGCTGCTGCGGCTGTCTCGCATCCCCATGTCGTCACGATTCACGCAGTCGATGAAGATGAGAAAATTCCTTATCTGGTCATGGAATGTGTTGTCGGGCAGTCGCTGCAACAAAAACTCGACAAAGTTGGATCGCTACGATTAACCGAAGTGCTGCGGATCAGCAAACAGGTCGCTGAGGGGCTGGCAGCTGCTCACAAGCAAGGGCTGATTCATCGTGATATCAAACCTGCGAACATTCTCCTGGAGAACGGTGTGGAACGAGTCAAAATCACCGATTTTGGTCTGGCTCGGGCGGTCGACGATGTCTCAGTCACTCGAACCGGTGAAGTCGCCGGGAGTCCGCAGTTTATGTCTCCTGAGCAGGCGATGGGGCAGCGTGTCGATCAGCGGAGTGATTTGTTCAGTTTAGGCTGCGTGATGTATGCGATGTGTGCCGGACGTTCACCATTTCGGGCGACCAGTGTTGCGGCGGCCATTCGACGAGTTTGCGATGACAACCCGCGACCAATCGAGGAAATCAACGCGGAAGTCCCGGAGTGGATGATTGCGATCATCGAAAAACTTCTCGATAAAGATCCCGGTCAAAGATTCCAGACAGCCGAGGAAGTGGTCGAAGTATTGGAAGACCACTTAGCGGGTGTTCAAGGATCGAACCCGGTACAACAACGTACCTATCGGGCTAAGAGAGTTTCCACGCCCAGTGCGCAACCTCCAGTCAATCACTCATCCAATCCTCGTGTTGTGGTTGGAAGCATCTTGAGTGTAATGGGAGCAATTTTGTGTCTTGGTGGAATTCTGCTGACCGCTGTCAATTTGAGTAACGAAGTACAAATCGCAGGAGCCGGTTTCTCTCCGCTGTGGGCGATTTTTGTGGGAGCAGCTCTGGCCTTTGCCGGTCAACTTTTAAAGCAGAAACGACTCACATCAGGAAGTTGGCTTATTCTTTTATTGTTGCTGCTCGGTCCTGCTGGCTTTGCAATCTGGCTGATCAAGAAAAATGATTTTGAAGAAGCTGACCGTAAAGCGAGTGAAGAAGATCCGATCGCGACCACGCAGGAATTTACTCAACAAGTTCCTGATGGACTGCCGTTGCTGGATCGACTCTCATCGAGTTTGATGCGGCTGGCTTTGCTTGGCCCAGTCTTTTTGCTGATCGGGTTTTGCATCTGGGCCATGATGCCAAAAATGATCGAAGGCGAACTGGTGCAGTTCATTATTATGGGGATCGGGCCAGCGTTGTTTGGAGCAGCGATCATCGGTTGGTTTGGGAGCCATTTGAAGAATGATGAATGGGGTTGGGAAGCCTACTACAAAGGTGTTTGTGCCGGGTTCCTCGCCATACTTCTTCCTCCTGTCTGGCTGGTTGGAATTCCGATTGGGTTTGCATCCCTATGGATTTTGAATCAACAGGAAGTGATTCAATCCTTTCGTGAAAAAGGAAAGGGCGAGGCCGTCCGAGTTGTGGTCCCAAGTTTTCTATTGGATATTGGGACTGTCATCGGAGCATTGGTTTCCTCATCCCTTTTGATTCTTATTGCGGTGAATGCGGATGGCCTTTTCAGTTCAGTCAATTTTATTGAGGGAATGCTCTCCTTTCTCGGTCTGTCGCTACTGCTGCTTCCTTTTCGAGGGGAACTTTTTCGAGGGCGTTTTTTGAGAGATCTCAGTCTTTGCCTGGGAGTGACCCTCCTTGCAGGTCTTGGGTTTGCAGTTGTGAGAGAGGGAGGGATCGGAGTTCCAGAAATGATTGTTGTCGGAACAATCGTTTCCATTCTGCTTCTTCTACCAGTGCTCATTGTGTGGAAATTTCTAATTGCTCCTGCTCAACAACGAAGTGAGACACCGACGATTCCACTCGCAAGGCCAATCGCTCAGAAGCAACCGAAGTGGTCGTTGGGAAGACGGCTGCTGATTGGGGGGCTGGTTGGAATATTCATCCTTGGAGTTCAGTATGCAGCTCCTCAACTGCAACAGGCGTTTTCCCCACTCGGTTCGCTTGTGGTTGAACACTCTGGATCGGTGAAACCGGAAGCAATTCTGATTGATGGAAAGCAGGTCCGTTCAGCAAAGCAGTCCGGTGATATCACTCTCTTCAAAGGACTCAAGCCGGGGCTTCACAGAATACAGATTACTTTGAATGGGGACCGGGATGAATTCGAGAAAATTAATAACTACGAGATCAACATTCGACCAGGTGTGACTCATAGGATTCCACTGCGTCGCTTAGTCAAAATGAATGCAGGGATGGAACTCGGACCGGCATCGGGCGAGTACGGAGGATTGATTTTAGAAATTCAAGACCCCAAATTGAAAGTTCTTCTCGTGAGGTTCGACTCCAACGATACCGGATTTCGTGGCAATCTCTTGAGTCAAGGAGAACATCAGGTTTCAGTCGGGAAGTATCAAATTGTCCTCCTCGATGGGCTTGCCGGTTGGTTTCTGAATCTCAAAGATGAGCAAAGCAACCAGTCTTTCAAGCAGGTTTATGAAGTGGTCAACAAAATTTATGGAGAGGGTTATGGTGGAACATCGGGTTACGGGGGAGCTGGGGTTATTGGTAACCGTTCTTCCGTCATGAAGTCCGCCGGGTATCGGCCAGGACTGTATGACAGTCGTTCTGGAACTTGGTCCATCATTCAATACTCGATTGGTTCGGTCGAAATCAAGCCGGGGCAGTTCGAGTCCGTCGTCGCCAAACGAGATTTGAAAGCGATCGCGCGTCAACATGATGACTTCGTCGATGGTAAGTTTTATTGGTTTTTGTGGAACGGCGATAAGTATTCGTTCTCTGCGCCTCAGGCGCGAGTGATTCAAGAATTACTGGAGGCGTATGCGAACGGCAATTCAGCAGTCATGGAATCAGATGTACTGAAAAAACTCAACGCGGACCGGGAGGAACCGGTCACTTCGCTGGAGGAAGTTTTCAACGACGGAAAGCATCCTGGCTGGAAACAATTGGTCGACTGGACCAGGGAAGGTAATGACGCTTCTCTCAAATTGACGAAGTTGATCAATTCGTCAGTGAAGAACAGCTACGGAAGTGGTAGCGGGATGGGCGGATTTGGTGGCCCCTCGACAGCCCCAACGAAACCCAAAGAGACCGGAGCGGTTATCCTGACGACCACTGATCAAGGCTTGACTGTTAACGTTTCACAAGATGAATTTGGATCATTCCAAAATTTGTCTAAACAAACAACCTCGCTTCCAGTCGGCACATACTCCGTGATGGTGTTCGACAAAATGTTCGGCTGGGGATCGACGAAAACGAAAGGACCGGTCACACCTCCATCCTACTACGATGGACAGCTTGATGTGACAAAAGGCGAGTTCACAGATCTGGAGGTCAGGCGTGACTGGAAAAAATTGGCAGCCCAAGAGCCCGTCATGATGGAAGGGTTTTACCCCTTTGTCTGGAATGGCAAGGACTTCGTTCTGTCGAAGCAACAATCTGGAATTGTGCAGCAACTCTTCAAAGCGTTTGCAAATGGGAAGATCGCCGTTGACGCAGAAGATCTGGTTGAAACTGAAGACGCAGGCGAGGAGATTAAACGTATCTTCAACAACGGGAATCATCCCGCCTGGGGTGATCTGGTCAAGGTGTTAGAAGATGAAAAGCTGCAGCTCAATTTTGCTTTCAGCCACAGTCATCCGGCTTATCAAATTCCGGATGGAATGCATCAAATCGTATTTCGCATCAACCAAAAGTTTGGGATTTATGAGGACTATCCGATCGGCCGGCAAGTGAATGTCCTCGTTTCGTTAGAAAAAGGGGGAGAGAAGCTTCCTCTGATTCAGGAGGCTGCCGTCTACGTTCGGACCGACCATGTTAGTTTTGAGGAAAATGAATTCATGACAAGCTTGTCAATCCTTGTGACTCAGGAACAGGCAGATGCCTATAAGCTTGCAAAGCAGCACGCAGAGATCGAATACGACTGGGGTGAAGTCCTGTCCGAATTCCCTCAACCGACACTCAACGAGAAGACCTACAAGGAATTGAAGGCAAAAGCCGAGTCGATGGAGTGAAAGCTTGTGGCTGACGGATTGATCTGTCAACGATTTCGTCGCCGTGGTAAAAATCGAATGACGACATCGTCAGAAATTCGATTTACAGGGATCACTCATGAATAAGACTAAACGGTTGCTCGGAGCGGGAATTTTCTTCGCTGCAATCTGGTTGATTTATCAGGTCGCAGCAGAGTCACTCGCTGATGATGTAAAACCGATTCCGACTGAAACAGTTAAGGATTCCGTTCGTAAAGCGATGCAACGCAAGCTCGTTCTTTCCAAGGAAATCTTGAACGGCCTGGTGTTGCAGGACTATGACAGCATCGAAAAGGCGGCAGCTGAGATGAAGAAGGTCAGTCTTCAATCTCCGCAGCAGATCGAAGGAGATCGGACAGAAAACGAACTCTACCAGCATTTTCGCTTAGAGTTTTTGAGAATCAACAGCCTTATGGAAAAAATGGCTCAGGAAAAGAATCTTGAAGGAGCTGCGTACGCCTATCAAAATCTCAATGCAAATTGTCTCGCCTGTCACAGCTATCTGCACGACA from Thalassoglobus polymorphus includes the following:
- a CDS encoding OprO/OprP family phosphate-selective porin, with product MRFPESILVSIVWISCCSAQIYAQPAAVDNSDPLLVPPPAPTAASVPQAITTAENGNQQEAAPSVLEAPRTDLKDYEFVQSGRPLFSNSQTEYPTLEWGGFLQLDTGWIIQDQATVDAVGKVNTETGLRRVRLRASGNVSKATSYVIDLDFAASGHPSFRDVAVIFSDAKFVDHVEAGYFKQPFGMDAESSGRELLFMERQLPFAFAPFRQTGLRGFGTFPDENGTYAFSAYKTPTDSYGVSSGNNGGWAFATRETVLLVNNDDVLVHLGGGYSFGNPANNRVRYAVQPGFFVTDPSDNSATGIPAFVDTGNIPTDNFHLFNLELASQYGPFRTQAEYRWSIVNRPKMAPVNFSGGYFQAGLLLTGESAVYNRKRGIFSGVIPDEEFGDCGFGALELTAGWAIIDLNDLDIQGGRMQTLTFGLNWYLNSFARVIFNMIPVKLDAPTVGRADSLVLSGRLQLEF
- a CDS encoding carbohydrate porin, which codes for MCGLSEINLKSVIKRFWTLGIALAVVASSQLAMADEASCLFGDPDLCLKSNSIGSGCDACCGVLDEGCFSSSSPYLTGDWGGLRTDLAESGMNFQANLTTFNFGVVEGGLDRKFRYSGHGDYLVNIDAGKLGIQEGLFVKLRAEHRFGQTLDGSTGAFMPSTISSSLPVPDSDEIYLTNVLFTQAFSENFAVFFGKMDTFDGDANAFAHGRGTKQFSNLGMVINPIALRTVPYSTLGAGFVWMENGEPIFTFTLLNPEDTASTVGISDLFAEGISMAAELRLPTNFFGKPGHQLFAGTWSSRDYTSLGQDPRIILPNVPINQTSGSWSMYYNFDQYLVTDPCDPTRGWGVFGRAGLGDDEANPLAWFLSFGVGGSSPLPGRNHDGFGAGWYYNGISDEIGPILNLALGGVNDGHGLEFFYRAQITPWFDVTPDVQILFPGRTGVDTAYVMGLRSNISF
- a CDS encoding DUF1501 domain-containing protein; amino-acid sequence: MFFQPAITRSSLVSRREMLLESGTGFGALALASLLPQSALGDASASISHIAPRAKSVIFLFMEGGPSQMDLFDPKPQLNKLAGKPLPPGYKRVVTAMGELNSPLLASKRKWKQYGEAGTWVSDWIPNIAQCVDDMAVIRSCWTNGINHSGGVCQMNTGTPLAGRPSLGAWVNYGLGTENQNLPAFVVMTDNKAQVTNGPRNWGTGFMPASYQGTKLDVGNEPIANLNNPEGISVERQRNKLGLLNSLNRDHFKDRTFQTELEARIKSYELAFRMQANAPEAIDLESETAATQQLYGLDDPKTEAYGRNCLLARRLVERGVRFVQLYHGAGSKWDAHRDIEGNHTRMCGQSDKPVAGLIKDLKQRGLLDETLVVWGGEFGRTPMSEKGNGRDHNPTGFTMFMAGGGVAGGQTIGSTDDLGFHAVEDRLHVHDLHATILYLMGIDHMKLTYLHKGRPERPTQNEGDAYRLITQRPLVRKELSS
- a CDS encoding site-2 protease family protein; translation: MKWSWKLGEVAGIGIFMHSTFLILIVWIGVSYWRVEQSALAVVEGVGFILALFGCVVLHELGHAFAAKSFGIQTRDITLLPIGGVARLERMPEDPWQEFIVAIAGPFVNVLIAMVLFVGLTVSGALGTLEDLIATSGSFLMRLMFVNVVLVVFNLIPAFPMDGGRVLRAILASQMDYAQATRIAATVGQTIAIALGFLGLISNPVLVLIALFVWIGAGYEAASVTLRSAVSGITAKVVMLTHYETLTPQDSVQDAVDLTLRGSQKDFPVIDNQGTVLGVLTQSGMLKAITSTGPDTQVVDAMIRDVQPTTTGEMLESLLVRLKDEECQTVPVVEQGQLVGIVTMENVSEFLRIQQAINA